The nucleotide sequence TCTCAAATACCCAGATCAATTTTACCTCCCAATCGACCAAGTTACTCACTTTTTCTGAATCCAAAGCAAAAATTGCAACATGGGTTTCAAAGATTTGGACTTTCGATTGCCAAACCGACGAGAAGTCTCTGCACAAAGGCCGTGTTGTCTGGAATTCCAAACCACGAGCTGTATGTGAAAGTTGGCGCCAAATCAACCGGACCAATTCGAATTGGTCAGCTCGTTGGAGTGGTTGAGAAGGCCGCTAAGACTGGCGCTGAGGTTTGCTCTTTAGCTCTGTTTTTGTAATTCAATGTGCCGGCATTGcgtaaataatttaatttaagaaGAATCCAGATGGAATTTGCTTTTGATTCTTGTGGGGAATGgttgaatttttgtttgtttttaatcCTGTTGAGTATGGTAATTTGATTTTGGAAGCATTGTTGGCTTTTGGTCATGCCTTTGCTTACTCTGAGAGTGTGTTATTTTACTCTGGCAACGCCTTTTTTTCCCGCTTAATATATGTTTGGGAAGGAAAGTTGTTAAATTTCATCCTGATAGGAGTTGGCAACTACACATGGtcaaaatattttcacaaaaaagagGTATTAAAGGAGAAAAACATTGCCGGTGTGATATAATATGATATAGTTTTGCTGCTAGAAAGTATGTTGATTCGTCGCGTTATGTGTAATACTTGCCGTGTTGTCCATTACTGAATCATCATGAACTTCTTATAGCTTATGTTATCTCCGTCTCTTTTCAGGTTGTGATGAATGCTGTTAATAAGCCTCGGAATATCACCTATAAAGGAGTAGCGGACTTGGTCACTGAGTAAGAACTGAATCGACATGCTTTCATTAGTGTGTATGTTTTGATGCTTCAATTGGCTTGTAGTGATAACACTATCTAGAATGGACTAGAAGTTTGACTCTTTACATGTAGAGGTTGAAACTTACATGTAAAGGTTGAACCTTTTACAAGCAAGGTTCACTAATCATGAAGGAAAATTCACTTATCATGTGTTCCGTTCTCATTCTTATAACAGCCTAGCATGAATTTTCGTGTGATATGAAAACCATTTGCAGCACAGATAAAAAGAGTGAAGCCACAATTTTAGAAGTTGTGAGAAAGAACTTTGAAGATCACCTTATTCTTGGAGAGGAGGGTGGAATAACTGGAGATGCATCATCTGATTATATGTGGTGCATTGATCCTTTAGGTTAGTATCTTCTAAGGTGCAGTATAGGTGTGCTTGTGCATATTGGGTTTTTCACGACTCCATCAAGTATGATATGGTTTCATGAAATTGGTGTTTCAGAACATTATTTACTGTAAATTTTTTTCAGCCTTCATAATTCTTGCCTCAATACTTTTGACTTTTACTTTTTCCATAACTAATAGTAGCAAAATTACTTAATTAGTAAATATATGTTTATGTATATATCCGGAAGTTCATATACTCATACATATAGGAATGTTTAGAGATGAACTTTCTGATGGCTGTTATGAAATTGGAAAGAGCTTTTAGGGTAGTAGCTGGGGTAGCGTTTTATATCCAGATACCTTTTATAAGAGTAACCTGACAAGTCTTAGTTTTGTTCTATCTAACCTCTGATATCTTCGTAGATGGAACAACAAATTTCGCACATGGTTATCCTAGCTTTGCAGTTTCTGTTGGAGTTTTATTTCGAGGAAAACCTGTTGCTGCTGCCGTGGTACTGATCACATATAGTAGATTTTATTTGACATGTTGCTTGCATGATTCCATGATATGTTAAGATGTCTATTTGATTTTCCAGTACTCCCCTTCACATGTGGGCCTCATTATTAGAGTAAAAAGTGTCTTCAACTTACATAGCATGGTTGCTATGCAATGATTTGAGCTCAGGATCTCTTACTCTGTTGCCATGTTTACCATTATTTTCAAAAGCTCGAACTGTTAGGATGTGGACCAAAAATCATCTTATACTGTAATGTCTATGACTGACATAGTGGAAAATTAACATGTTGGTTTCCCGTTTATATTTTCAGGTAGAGTTCGTTGGGGGCCCTATGTGTTGGAATACCCGCATTTTTTCTGCTAGTGCTGGTATGGAAGTTCTGTCTAAATATTTGCCTTAGCCTTATTTGATTTTATAAGTGTACTATTGACGTTGAGCTTCGATTGATAATCTGTGTTATGACAGGAGGGGGAGCATTTTGTAATGGCCAAAAAATTCACGTGAGCCAAACTGATGAGGTTAGTATTTCTTTTGttagaagattttttttttttttttttaatctataaCTATGCTGAATCATGGTACTTTCAGTTGATGACTAAGTCTGATCTTATGGGATGCCAGAATATTTGCAGTGGTATCTTGATTGACAGTTATTGCTATTCCTTCGTACTAGAATGCAATAAATAAAAGTACAAAACCATAACATACCTTAGGCTGTGATTATTTTTACCCAATTTTCTTCAGAAATTCCAACAACCACCAGAATGTTAGGCATAAAGGTAGCAAGTTAGAAACTAGAAAAGGTATAATAGAGAAAGATGAGCAATCTCATGTGTTTCGTGTACTCTGTAAAGGAGAAACCATTTTATATTTTACTGAGGCTCATACTCTTCCATATTTTAGGTGGGACGATCTCTTCTTGTTACTGGATTTGGTTATGAACATGATGACGTATGGATCACCAACATAGAGTTATTTAAAGAGTTCACCGACGTCAGCAGGGTAATAACATTTCTTTTTTAGTGCTAAGCAATTTTTATTTGAGCTTTAGGTTTAGGATTAATAAACTTCCTAtttccatctctctcttcttgttTATGACTTTAACTCTTTTTCCCCCTTGGTTTTATCCCTACATTGTAATGGTTAGGGTGTTAGAAGGCTCGGTGCAGCTTCAGTAGACATGTGCCATGTAGCTCTTGGGATTGTAGAAGCTTACTGGGAATATCGACTAAAGCCGTGGGATATGGCAGCTGGTGTTTtggtaatattttgttttctcaCAAACTCATGTGTTAGGTGTTTgtgtaataataatatttgGAAGTCCATTGTTATAATACTCAATTGAATACCTTCATGTTTTGGTTTTGTTGAAACATAATACATCGGCAGAGAATTTTgttttctctctcaattttagtttttttcccCAAAGCAATTTGGtctgattttttatttgcattatataatatattgttCAGGTTTctcttttcaatatgtttttgtttttacttaGTTACGAGAGCCTAACTAATAATTGATACTTTCTTACACATGGGttaattctttttaatttttctagttGAACTTAATACTTGGAAAGAGTTGTGATAACTCAAAGTATCCATCGGAAATCAAGCAcgtaacaaaataatataccAATTGACAGTTCAGTTCCAGTATGAATAGTTTGTACGGGAAGAACTTACAAATAATAGACTTTTTGTCGTTAGACATATCCTTTACGTTTGTATGGCAAGTATTTGAAAGTGCTGCTTCATACAATCTCGTGACAAGATGCTTAAACTGATGCATGAAAATTATAGTTCACTTGTCTCTCAGCAGAATCATGGTGACCAGATGTGTGATTTCAATTATTCATAGAATTTGGTATTGCAATTTTGAGCAGATAGTTGAAGAGGCTGGAGGAAAGGTTACGTGCATGGATGGCggaaaattttctgtatttgaTAGATCTGTCTTGGTATCCAATGGTGTGCTGCATGGCAAGGTTAGTCTTCTAACTACAGAATCTCAAGTTTTAAGATCAAACCACGGTTACATA is from Malus sylvestris chromosome 5, drMalSylv7.2, whole genome shotgun sequence and encodes:
- the LOC126623256 gene encoding phosphatase IMPL1, chloroplastic-like isoform X2; protein product: MGRSLVFSTNVPLRISQIPRSILPPNRPSYSLFLNPKQKLQHGFQRFGLSIAKPTRSLCTKAVLSGIPNHELYVKVGAKSTGPIRIGQLVGVVEKAAKTGAEVVMNAVNKPRNITYKGVADLVTDTDKKSEATILEVVRKNFEDHLILGEEGGITGDASSDYMWCIDPLDGTTNFAHGYPSFAVSVGVLFRGKPVAAAVVEFVGGPMCWNTRIFSASAGGGAFCNGQKIHVSQTDEVGRSLLVTGFGYEHDDVWITNIELFKEFTDVSRGVRRLGAASVDMCHVALGIVEAYWEYRLKPWDMAAGVLIVEEAGGKVTCMDGGKFSVFDRSVLVSNDVLHGKLLERIAPATEKLRAKEQARRLHNRHLMHLTVRGGSTVGSMGSHDPLEAMEITWELLVRPLGAAHHVVYEMSERRRKSSLARLKKKEDAGVLIASSDIERELAASGLDRATSKMPKQIHEIKDFLLTARRKDARNVKIKRTKDAVKFKVRCSKYLYTLCVFGSEKADKLKQSLPPGLNVQDL
- the LOC126623256 gene encoding phosphatase IMPL1, chloroplastic-like isoform X1, translated to MGRSLVFSTNVPLRISQIPRSILPPNRPSYSLFLNPKQKLQHGFQRFGLSIAKPTRSLCTKAVLSGIPNHELYVKVGAKSTGPIRIGQLVGVVEKAAKTGAEVVMNAVNKPRNITYKGVADLVTDTDKKSEATILEVVRKNFEDHLILGEEGGITGDASSDYMWCIDPLDGTTNFAHGYPSFAVSVGVLFRGKPVAAAVVEFVGGPMCWNTRIFSASAGGGAFCNGQKIHVSQTDEVGRSLLVTGFGYEHDDVWITNIELFKEFTDVSRGVRRLGAASVDMCHVALGIVEAYWEYRLKPWDMAAGVLIVEEAGGKVTCMDGGKISVVDRSVLVSNGVLHGKLLERIAPATEKLRAKEQARRLHNRHLMHLTVRGGSTVGSMGSHDPLEAMEITWELLVRPLGAAHHVVYEMSERRRKSSLARLKKKEDAGVLIASSDIERELAASGLDRATSKMPKQIHEIKDFLLTARRKDARNVKIKRTKDAVKFKVRCSKYLYTLCVFGSEKADKLKQSLPPGLNVQDL
- the LOC126623256 gene encoding phosphatase IMPL1, chloroplastic-like isoform X3, which translates into the protein MGRSLVFSTNVPLRISQIPRSILPPNRPSYSLFLNPKQKLQHGFQRFGLSIAKPTRSLCTKAVLSGIPNHELYVKVGAKSTGPIRIGQLVGVVEKAAKTGAEVVMNAVNKPRNITYKGVADLVTDTDKKSEATILEVVRKNFEDHLILGEEGGITGDASSDYMWCIDPLDGTTNFAHGYPSFAVSVGVLFRGKPVAAAVVEFVGGPMCWNTRIFSASAGGGAFCNGQKIHVSQTDEVGRSLLVTGFGYEHDDVWITNIELFKEFTDVSRGVRRLGAASVDMCHVALGIVEAYWEYRLKPWDMAAGVLIVEEAGGKVTCMDGGKFSVFDRSVLVSNGVLHGKVLERIAPATEKLKSKEIDFSLWYKPEDYTTDI